A genomic region of Brienomyrus brachyistius isolate T26 chromosome 6, BBRACH_0.4, whole genome shotgun sequence contains the following coding sequences:
- the LOC125745076 gene encoding rab GDP dissociation inhibitor alpha-like translates to MDEEYDVIVLGTGLTECILSGTMSVNGKKVLHMDKNPYYGGESSSITPLEELYKHFGLTGGPPESMGRGRDWNVDLIPKFLMANGQLVKMLLYTEVTRYLDFKVVEGSFVYKGGKIYKVPSTESEALASNLMGMFEKRRFRKFLVFVANFDENDPKTFEGVDPKLTTMRDVYKKFDLGQDVIDFTGHALALYRTDDYMDQPCLETINRIKLYSESLARYGKSPYLYPLYGLGELPQGFARLSAIYGGTYMLNKPVEEIVMENGHVVGVKSEGEVARCKQLICDPSYVPDRVRKSGQVIRVICVLSHPIKNTNDANSCQIIIPQNQVNRNSDIYVCMISYAHNVAAQGKYIAIVSTTVETSEPETEIEPALELLEPIDQKFVAISDLLEPTDDGTESQIFVSRAYDATTHFETTCNDIKDVYKRMTGSDFDFENMKRKQNDVFGEDEQ, encoded by the exons ATGGATGAGGAATATGATGTGATCGTATTAGGCACTGGACTCACA GAATGTATTCTGTCGGGAACAATGTCTGTAAATGGGAAGAAAGTTCTACACATGGACAAGAATCCGTACTATGGAGGAGAGAGCTCCTCCATCACTCCTTTAGAGGAG CTTTACAAGCACTTTGGCTTGACAGGAGGCCCACCAGAGTCAATGGGAAGGGGACGAGACTGGAATGTTGACCTTATTCCCAAATTTCTCATGGCGAATG GTCAACTGGTCAAGATGCTCCTCTACACAGAAGTGACCCGGTATCTGGACTTCAAAGTTGTGGAGGGAAGCTTTGTTTACAAGGGAGGAAAGATTTACAAAGTCCCTTCAACTGAGTCTGAGGCACTTGCATCAA ACTTAATGGGGATGTTTGAAAAGAGAAGGTTTCGTAAGTTTCTAGTTTTTGTGGCCAACTTTGATGAGAATGACCCTAAGACGTTTGAGGGTGTTGATCCCAAACTCACTACCATGAGAGATGTCTACAAGAAGTTTGACTTGGGCCAAGATGTTATAGACTTCACCGGCCATGCTCTTGCCCTCTACAGAACAGACGA TTACATGGACCAGCCCTGCCTTGAAACCATCAATCGCATCAAGCTGTACAGTGAGTCCCTGGCTCGCTATGGAAAGAGCCCCTATCTGTACCCCCTCTACGGCCTGGGGGAGCTGCCTCAGGGATTCGCCAG ATTAAGTGCAATTTATGGAGGAACATATATGCTGAACAAGCCAGTTGAAGAGATTGTGATGGAAAATGGCCATGTGGTGGGAGTCAAGTCAGAGGGAGag GTTGCACGATGCAAGCAGTTGATCTGCGACCCCAGTTACGTTCCAGACCGAGTTCGCAAGTCTGGCCAGGTCATCCGTGTAATCTGCGTTCTTAGTCACCCCATAAAAAACACTAATGATGCCAATTCCTGCCAGATTATCATCCCCCAGAATCAAGTAAACCGGAATTCAG ACATCTATGTCTGTATGATCTCCTATGCCCATAATGTGGCGGCCCAGGGGAAGTACATCGCCATTGTCAGTACCACTGTAGAAACCAGTGAGCCAGAGACTGAAATCGAACCTGCTTTGGAGCTGTTGGAACCCATTGACCAGAA GTTTGTGGCCATCAGTGACCTTCTTGAGCCCACTGACGATGGCACAGAAAGTCAG ATATTTGTATCCCGGGCATATGATGCCACTACCCACTTTGAGACGACCTGCAATGACATCAAGGACGTCTATAAGCGTATGACAGGCAGTGATTTTGACTTTGAGAACATGAAGCGCAAACAGAACGACGTGTTTGGGGAAGATGAACAGTGA